In one Streptomyces sp. NBC_00708 genomic region, the following are encoded:
- a CDS encoding Gfo/Idh/MocA family oxidoreductase has translation MTGARVLRLGVLGCADIALRRTLPSLERQPLVEVTAVASRRIERAREFTERFGGAAVEGYERLLERDDVDAVYIPLPPELHTEWTLRALAAGKHVWCEKPFATDLAEAEKAVAAARERGLLLMENFMFLHHSQHARVRELVADGLIGEVQLFASEFGIPLQPAADGSGGLRRASTLPEVAAYPLRAAQLFLGPGLRVAGAQVRPASAHGPGPAGSALLASPDGIAAQLSYGVEHAYRSGYELWGSRGRVRLERAFSTPDEYTPVLKVERDGRAEEIALAPDRHFTNTAGLFARTVLQDQDFAPHADAVLAHARLVEEVQRAAG, from the coding sequence ATGACGGGCGCACGGGTACTGCGGCTCGGGGTGCTGGGCTGCGCGGACATCGCGCTGCGGCGGACGCTGCCCTCGCTGGAGCGGCAGCCGCTGGTCGAGGTGACGGCCGTGGCCAGCCGCCGTATCGAGCGGGCCCGGGAGTTCACCGAGCGGTTCGGCGGCGCGGCCGTCGAGGGGTATGAACGGCTCCTGGAGCGGGATGACGTGGACGCCGTCTACATCCCGCTGCCGCCCGAGCTGCACACGGAGTGGACGCTGCGGGCGCTGGCGGCCGGCAAGCACGTGTGGTGCGAGAAGCCGTTCGCGACGGACCTCGCGGAGGCCGAGAAGGCGGTGGCGGCGGCGCGCGAGCGCGGGCTGCTGCTGATGGAGAACTTCATGTTCCTCCACCACTCCCAGCACGCCCGGGTCCGCGAGCTGGTCGCGGACGGCCTCATCGGCGAGGTCCAGCTCTTCGCCTCGGAGTTCGGCATCCCGCTCCAGCCGGCGGCGGACGGCTCGGGCGGCCTTCGGCGGGCCAGCACCCTGCCGGAGGTCGCCGCCTATCCGCTGCGCGCGGCGCAGCTGTTCCTCGGCCCGGGGCTGCGGGTGGCCGGTGCGCAGGTGCGCCCGGCGAGCGCGCACGGGCCCGGTCCGGCCGGCAGCGCGCTGCTCGCATCGCCCGACGGGATCGCGGCGCAGCTCTCGTACGGGGTGGAGCACGCCTACCGCAGCGGCTACGAACTGTGGGGCAGCCGGGGACGGGTGCGACTGGAGCGGGCGTTCAGCACGCCCGACGAGTACACCCCCGTACTCAAGGTGGAACGCGACGGGCGGGCCGAGGAGATCGCGCTCGCCCCCGACCGGCACTTCACCAACACCGCCGGACTCTTCGCCCGCACGGTACTCCAGGACCAGGACTTCGCCCCGCACGCGGACGCGGTCCTGGCGCACGCGCGCCTGGTCGAGGAGGTCCAACGGGCGGCCGGCTGA
- a CDS encoding NDP-hexose 2,3-dehydratase family protein — protein sequence MTITQAAPPGVATSAAGRFTLSAQALDSAVTPNAVFRDWFDAQRRTNRYDVRRIPFSELVGWHFEESTGNLVHDSGQFFSVEGLSLRTEWDGHEHSWSQPIINQPEVGILGIVVKEFDGVLHCLMQAKMEPGNVDTVQLSPTVQATRSNYTGVHKGAAVRYIEYFTPPRARSRVLYDSLQSEQGSWFLRKRNRNMLVEAVGDVPPHEDFVWLTLGQINQLLYESNVINMDARTVLSMIPALTGSGPSLHSTEHVLSRLTEIKARRQLVQRTIPLNRVQRWRRTDHEIVHDTGHHFTVIAASVAAANREVKSWTQPLLAPAEQGLSAFLIRRIGGVPHLLAHARSEAGVLDVAELGPTVQCQPGRALTLPRHQQPRYLDVVLGADPGRLLYDTVQSEEGGRFHHAGNRYVLMEVGEEFPLDVPEDFTWVTASQLSGLVRHSNYLNVEARTLLTGLRAAWSLGGVYV from the coding sequence ATGACCATCACCCAGGCCGCGCCCCCCGGCGTCGCCACCAGCGCGGCGGGGCGGTTCACGCTCTCCGCGCAGGCCCTCGACAGCGCGGTGACACCGAACGCGGTGTTCCGCGACTGGTTCGACGCCCAGCGCCGTACCAACCGCTACGACGTACGCCGCATCCCGTTCTCCGAGCTCGTCGGCTGGCACTTCGAGGAGTCCACCGGGAACCTCGTGCACGACAGCGGGCAGTTCTTCTCCGTGGAGGGGCTGAGTCTGCGCACCGAGTGGGACGGGCACGAGCACTCCTGGTCCCAGCCGATCATCAACCAGCCCGAGGTCGGCATCCTGGGCATCGTCGTCAAGGAGTTCGACGGCGTCCTGCACTGCCTGATGCAGGCCAAGATGGAGCCCGGCAACGTCGACACGGTCCAGCTCTCCCCCACCGTGCAGGCCACCCGCAGCAACTACACGGGCGTGCACAAGGGCGCCGCCGTCCGCTACATCGAGTACTTCACCCCGCCGCGCGCCCGCTCCCGGGTCCTCTACGACTCCCTCCAGTCGGAGCAGGGCTCCTGGTTCCTGCGCAAGCGCAACCGGAACATGCTGGTCGAGGCCGTCGGGGACGTACCGCCGCACGAGGACTTCGTCTGGCTGACGCTCGGCCAGATCAACCAGCTCCTGTACGAGTCCAACGTCATCAACATGGACGCGCGCACCGTCCTGTCGATGATCCCGGCGCTCACCGGCAGCGGCCCCTCGCTGCACTCCACCGAGCACGTGCTGAGCCGGCTCACCGAGATCAAGGCCCGCCGGCAGCTCGTCCAGCGCACCATCCCGCTGAACCGGGTCCAGCGCTGGCGGCGCACCGACCACGAGATCGTCCACGACACCGGGCACCACTTCACGGTCATCGCCGCCTCCGTGGCCGCCGCGAACCGCGAGGTCAAGAGCTGGACGCAGCCGCTGCTCGCCCCCGCCGAACAGGGGCTCTCCGCGTTCCTGATCCGCCGGATCGGAGGCGTACCGCATCTGCTGGCGCACGCCAGGTCCGAGGCCGGCGTGCTCGACGTGGCCGAGCTGGGCCCCACCGTGCAGTGCCAGCCGGGCCGGGCGCTGACCCTGCCGCGCCACCAGCAGCCGCGCTATCTGGACGTCGTCCTGGGCGCCGATCCGGGCCGGCTGCTGTACGACACGGTGCAGTCCGAGGAGGGCGGCCGGTTCCACCACGCGGGCAACCGCTATGTGCTGATGGAGGTCGGGGAGGAGTTCCCGCTCGACGTGCCCGAGGACTTCACCTGGGTGACCGCGAGCCAGCTCTCCGGCCTGGTCCGGCACAGCAACTATCTGAACGTCGAGGCCCGCACGCTGCTCACCGGCCTGCGCGCGGCCTGGTCCCTGGGCGGGGTGTACGTATGA
- a CDS encoding glycosyltransferase: MRILFAGAGNFGHVYPLIPLATAAKAAGHEVSFATGEQLHPALVRAGLDPVKAGRPVPEAFMEAVRAMGHQGGDLGAQDVPPEVLAALHIEVFGSVLPRWVAADLAPELERLRPDLVVYEALNPGASFAASLAGIPAVAHGVGLMAQGPEDLAVQEKLLATAADLGVDVPGGQLLALARTYIDICPPSIQDPYFLAAPLPRIEQRSVAYAEPGELPEPFRSGSEPFVYVTLGTALGSADVLRTVVQGLLPLNVPLLVAAGPVVPVEELGELPDRVVAVPWVAQAKALESASLVVQHGGAGTTLATLAAGLPQLVLPQGADGPANGRAVRDAGAGEVVFAPDLTADAVTEAARALLASESAKVGARKVADEIASMPLPAETVKRLAEFAG, from the coding sequence ATGAGAATCCTCTTTGCCGGCGCCGGAAACTTCGGCCACGTCTATCCCCTCATCCCCCTGGCGACGGCCGCCAAGGCGGCGGGCCACGAGGTCTCCTTCGCCACGGGTGAGCAGCTGCATCCCGCCCTGGTGCGGGCCGGCCTCGACCCGGTCAAGGCCGGGCGCCCGGTCCCCGAGGCGTTCATGGAAGCCGTACGCGCCATGGGCCACCAGGGCGGCGACCTCGGCGCGCAGGATGTTCCGCCGGAGGTCCTGGCGGCCCTGCACATCGAGGTGTTCGGCTCCGTGCTGCCCCGCTGGGTCGCCGCCGACCTGGCACCCGAGCTGGAGCGGCTCCGCCCCGACCTCGTCGTCTACGAGGCGCTGAACCCCGGCGCCTCCTTCGCCGCGAGCCTCGCGGGCATCCCCGCCGTCGCGCACGGCGTCGGGCTGATGGCCCAGGGCCCCGAGGACCTGGCCGTCCAGGAGAAGCTGCTCGCCACCGCCGCCGACCTCGGTGTCGACGTGCCGGGCGGCCAGCTGCTGGCCCTGGCCCGCACGTACATCGACATCTGCCCGCCGTCCATCCAGGACCCGTACTTCCTGGCCGCGCCGCTGCCCCGCATCGAGCAGCGCTCGGTCGCCTACGCGGAGCCGGGCGAGCTGCCCGAGCCGTTCCGCAGCGGCTCGGAGCCGTTCGTCTACGTCACCCTCGGCACCGCGCTCGGCTCGGCGGACGTGCTGCGCACGGTCGTCCAGGGCCTGCTCCCGCTGAACGTGCCGCTGCTCGTCGCCGCCGGCCCCGTGGTCCCCGTCGAGGAGCTCGGCGAGCTGCCCGACCGGGTGGTCGCCGTGCCGTGGGTCGCCCAGGCCAAGGCGCTGGAGAGCGCGTCGCTCGTCGTCCAGCACGGCGGCGCCGGCACCACGCTCGCCACCCTCGCCGCCGGGCTCCCTCAGCTGGTGCTGCCCCAGGGCGCGGACGGCCCGGCCAACGGCCGCGCGGTGCGCGACGCGGGCGCCGGCGAGGTCGTCTTCGCCCCGGACCTGACCGCCGACGCGGTCACCGAGGCGGCGCGCGCCCTGCTCGCGTCCGAGAGCGCCAAGGTGGGCGCCCGCAAGGTCGCCGACGAGATCGCGTCCATGCCGCTGCCGGCCGAGACCGTGAAGCGGCTGGCGGAGTTCGCCGGCTGA
- a CDS encoding condensation domain-containing protein — MPTRTPSEALLDLAADVIGLDARTLAARAAGSPFITLGGTFDRAARLRLRAGEDLGLGVELDQLMGPAPLADVLDRAVPAAPPPLPQPPSARRPLLPGQRAALGDTCAYRVLSAELTGPLDVTALRTVLDALCARHEGLRTVFAPHGGGMVRRVLDRHPGPLAELPRTAPGPDPVAAAHSRLAADPRRFAGQPGRPPAAFTLAALGPGRHLLSFVHHEAVADGFSAALVWRELLAGYERVVRGLAPGYAAAPGPDAVEAAHPGAGCAPGTAPRFRTERLAFALDDSLRDAVDATARRAGVPHSCVLLAAWALVLGRDSGADAVPVGVELPRHPGAAPVGAVAACGARVPVACELEGTTDYFLRGVACAFGEALAGARERGTAHALATAPTAPVLFAARDEWLPARTAYGGLTARFHHAHLGSGPAQAALTVLRWRDDPLLCLDFAPAVIERAAAVHLVAEVRHVLRALVRARAWAPVDDLLARSGGPGTAPFPAAGTVPLPLC, encoded by the coding sequence ATGCCGACCCGAACCCCCTCGGAGGCACTGCTCGATCTGGCCGCGGACGTGATCGGCCTCGACGCGCGCACCCTGGCGGCCCGAGCCGCCGGCTCCCCCTTCATCACCCTGGGCGGCACCTTCGACCGGGCGGCGCGGCTACGGCTGCGGGCCGGCGAGGACCTGGGCCTCGGCGTCGAGCTGGACCAGCTGATGGGGCCCGCGCCCCTCGCGGACGTTCTCGACCGCGCCGTCCCGGCCGCTCCCCCGCCGCTCCCGCAGCCGCCGTCCGCCCGGCGCCCCCTGCTCCCGGGCCAGCGGGCGGCCCTCGGTGACACCTGCGCGTACCGGGTGCTCAGCGCCGAACTGACCGGGCCGCTCGACGTCACCGCGCTGCGCACGGTGCTCGACGCGCTCTGCGCCCGGCACGAGGGGCTGCGCACGGTGTTCGCGCCGCACGGGGGCGGGATGGTCCGGCGCGTACTGGACCGGCATCCGGGGCCGCTGGCCGAACTCCCCCGCACGGCCCCCGGACCCGACCCGGTCGCCGCCGCGCACTCCCGGCTGGCGGCGGATCCGCGGCGGTTCGCCGGGCAGCCGGGCCGGCCGCCGGCTGCGTTCACCCTGGCCGCGCTGGGGCCCGGCCGGCATCTGCTGTCGTTCGTGCACCACGAGGCCGTGGCCGACGGATTCTCCGCCGCGCTGGTCTGGCGCGAACTCCTCGCCGGTTACGAACGCGTGGTGCGCGGGCTCGCGCCGGGATACGCGGCGGCTCCGGGCCCGGACGCGGTGGAGGCGGCCCACCCCGGGGCGGGGTGCGCCCCCGGGACCGCGCCCCGGTTCCGCACCGAGCGCCTGGCCTTCGCCCTCGACGACTCATTACGGGACGCGGTCGACGCGACCGCCCGGCGCGCCGGGGTGCCGCACAGCTGCGTGCTGCTCGCCGCCTGGGCTCTGGTCCTGGGGCGGGACTCCGGCGCCGACGCGGTGCCGGTCGGCGTCGAGCTGCCCCGGCATCCGGGCGCGGCGCCGGTGGGGGCCGTCGCGGCGTGCGGGGCCCGGGTGCCCGTCGCCTGCGAACTGGAGGGCACCACGGACTACTTCCTGCGGGGCGTGGCCTGCGCCTTCGGCGAGGCGCTGGCCGGGGCGCGGGAGCGAGGAACCGCACATGCCCTCGCTACCGCGCCGACGGCCCCGGTACTCTTCGCGGCCCGCGACGAATGGCTCCCGGCCCGGACCGCGTACGGCGGCCTGACCGCGCGCTTCCACCACGCCCACCTGGGCTCCGGCCCCGCGCAGGCGGCACTGACCGTGCTGCGGTGGCGGGACGACCCGTTGCTCTGCCTGGACTTCGCGCCCGCCGTGATCGAACGGGCCGCCGCCGTACACCTGGTGGCCGAGGTCCGCCATGTCCTGCGGGCCCTCGTGCGCGCCCGCGCGTGGGCGCCCGTGGACGACCTGCTGGCGCGCTCCGGCGGACCCGGCACCGCCCCGTTCCCGGCGGCCGGGACGGTGCCGCTCCCCCTGTGCTGA
- a CDS encoding TetR/AcrR family transcriptional regulator codes for MTARERRLREQANRHQLILATAREMAEEEGWDNVTTRRLADRIEYSQPVLYQHFKNKDAIVHAVATEGLVELASVLRAARPESDGPREALHAVARAYTAFAARWPALYQAMLVLDTGEERGDEREPQPLLDVLAEIQEVVEPVAEGRDPRVLAEVVWSAWHGLVTLTGGARLTEEGTDERLLLLTDALAHPAPQPV; via the coding sequence ATGACCGCCAGAGAGCGCCGCCTCCGTGAGCAGGCCAACCGCCATCAGCTCATCCTCGCCACCGCGCGCGAGATGGCCGAGGAGGAGGGCTGGGACAACGTGACGACGCGGCGCCTCGCGGACCGCATCGAGTACAGCCAGCCCGTGCTCTACCAGCACTTCAAGAACAAGGACGCGATCGTCCACGCCGTGGCGACCGAGGGCCTGGTCGAGCTGGCCTCCGTGCTGCGCGCCGCCCGCCCCGAGTCCGACGGGCCCCGCGAGGCGCTGCACGCGGTGGCCCGCGCCTACACCGCGTTCGCCGCCCGGTGGCCCGCGCTCTACCAGGCGATGCTGGTCCTGGACACGGGCGAGGAACGCGGCGACGAACGCGAACCGCAGCCCCTGCTCGACGTGCTGGCGGAGATCCAGGAAGTGGTCGAGCCCGTCGCCGAGGGCCGCGACCCCAGGGTGCTGGCCGAGGTGGTGTGGAGCGCCTGGCACGGGCTGGTGACGCTCACCGGGGGAGCCAGGCTCACCGAAGAGGGCACCGACGAGCGGCTGCTGCTGCTCACCGATGCCCTGGCCCACCCGGCGCCCCAGCCGGTCTGA
- a CDS encoding DUF2871 domain-containing protein has product MRKSYYAAHVYMIVGVISGLFYREFTKHNDFHGDTQLALMHTHLLALGMIVFLIVLALDKVFSLSGSKLFTAFFWFYNIGIAISTTMMGVHGILTVLGRSEDDIAVAVPLTAGLGHILLTVGLILLFVLLGKRVNEHVNPTATTSEPAAETAGTV; this is encoded by the coding sequence ATGCGGAAGTCGTATTACGCAGCGCACGTCTACATGATCGTCGGAGTGATCTCGGGGCTGTTCTACCGGGAGTTCACCAAGCACAACGACTTCCACGGCGACACGCAGCTGGCGCTGATGCACACGCACCTGCTGGCGCTGGGCATGATCGTCTTCCTGATCGTCCTCGCCCTGGACAAGGTCTTCTCGCTGTCCGGCTCGAAGCTGTTCACGGCGTTCTTCTGGTTCTACAACATCGGCATCGCCATCTCGACCACGATGATGGGCGTCCACGGCATCCTGACCGTGCTGGGCCGCAGCGAGGACGACATCGCCGTGGCCGTCCCGCTGACCGCCGGGCTCGGCCACATCCTGCTGACCGTCGGGCTGATCCTGCTCTTCGTCCTGCTCGGCAAGCGTGTCAACGAGCACGTCAACCCGACGGCCACGACGAGCGAACCGGCCGCGGAGACCGCCGGCACCGTCTGA
- a CDS encoding response regulator transcription factor, with protein sequence MEEQHATLRVLPARRPELHEVPEPGPRPVRVHVVGTDPLARVGLRTLLADHPAIHVTGESPPGPPLVRALHATRPRVLVVHGTLPPEDRPAPETVSVLTVGEAPGAAGAPTHGHLPGTATAGELTSAVVLAAAGYTLVGGGTRGLPPPAPRLSTVSPDELTDRESQVLELLARGLSNAEIAGSLTLSEHTVKTHVQNMLHKLRLRNRVHAAIYAFETGVRATT encoded by the coding sequence GTGGAGGAACAGCACGCCACCCTGCGCGTCCTGCCCGCCCGGCGGCCGGAGCTGCACGAGGTGCCGGAACCCGGCCCCCGCCCGGTCCGGGTCCACGTCGTGGGCACGGACCCGCTGGCCCGCGTAGGGCTGCGCACCCTCCTCGCGGACCACCCCGCCATCCACGTCACCGGCGAGAGCCCGCCCGGCCCCCCGCTGGTCCGCGCCCTGCACGCCACCCGCCCCCGCGTCCTGGTCGTGCACGGCACCCTGCCGCCGGAGGACCGCCCCGCCCCGGAGACGGTCAGCGTGCTCACGGTCGGCGAGGCCCCGGGGGCGGCGGGCGCTCCCACCCACGGACACCTCCCCGGCACGGCGACGGCCGGCGAACTCACCTCGGCCGTGGTGCTCGCGGCGGCCGGCTACACCCTCGTCGGCGGCGGCACACGCGGCCTCCCACCGCCCGCACCCCGGCTCTCCACCGTCAGCCCGGACGAGCTGACCGACCGCGAGAGCCAGGTCCTCGAACTCCTCGCCCGCGGCCTGTCCAACGCCGAGATCGCCGGCTCGCTCACCCTCTCCGAACACACCGTCAAGACACACGTGCAGAACATGCTGCACAAGCTGAGACTCCGCAACCGCGTCCACGCGGCCATCTACGCCTTCGAGACCGGCGTACGCGCGACCACCTGA
- a CDS encoding helix-turn-helix domain-containing protein — protein MLQQPSFGRRLKKLRVAQGYSQTALAGEGMSTGYLSRLESGARQPTERAVGYLAQRLGIEPADFEDPAGGSLAHALTLAASTGSDDALRTLHDALSAEGHELPVLRWQALWLLAQHRRLQGDHAAERDHLERLVRLGGDVGLPELQVRGLTRLARCLRSLGEINEAADAAVEADRIAREGRVGVDDHAAVLLALVSVRAEAGRIPDARAYADELTGLVEGRTDALWAEAMWTAAAVRMRQGDYAGAEGYLGQALERFAGTDDLVLWLRLRLAAGRLHLQKVPAEPEAAETCVAAAEQAMAFVGTPGMRQELSALKADLAFMTGRYGEARTLLGELAAEAPMMTYRDRIRLDILRNQLRVLAGDETGVEGLRALAQQAQQDANIDLAAEIWRILADALSQIQRPSTHSAPAGSTLVATQTPTRTGSPT, from the coding sequence ATGCTGCAACAACCCTCGTTCGGACGTCGTCTGAAGAAGCTGCGCGTGGCCCAGGGCTACTCGCAGACCGCGCTCGCCGGAGAAGGCATGTCCACTGGCTACCTCTCCCGCCTGGAGTCGGGCGCCCGCCAGCCCACCGAACGCGCCGTCGGCTACCTGGCCCAGCGCCTGGGCATCGAACCCGCCGACTTCGAGGACCCGGCCGGCGGCTCCCTCGCCCACGCCCTGACCCTCGCCGCCTCGACCGGCTCCGACGACGCCCTGCGCACCCTGCACGACGCGCTGTCCGCCGAGGGCCACGAGCTGCCCGTGCTGCGCTGGCAGGCCCTGTGGCTGCTGGCACAGCACCGCAGACTCCAGGGCGACCACGCCGCCGAACGCGACCACCTGGAACGCCTGGTGCGTCTCGGCGGCGACGTCGGACTGCCCGAACTCCAGGTGCGCGGACTGACCCGTCTCGCCCGCTGCCTGCGCTCCCTCGGCGAGATCAACGAGGCCGCCGACGCCGCGGTGGAGGCCGACCGCATCGCCCGAGAGGGCCGGGTCGGCGTCGACGACCACGCCGCCGTGCTGCTCGCCCTGGTCTCCGTACGCGCCGAGGCGGGCCGGATCCCGGACGCGCGGGCGTACGCCGACGAGCTGACCGGGCTCGTCGAGGGCCGCACCGACGCGCTGTGGGCGGAGGCGATGTGGACGGCGGCGGCCGTACGGATGCGGCAGGGCGACTACGCGGGCGCCGAAGGGTATCTGGGACAGGCGCTGGAACGGTTCGCCGGCACCGACGACCTGGTGCTGTGGCTCCGGCTGCGCCTCGCGGCGGGCCGTCTGCACCTGCAGAAGGTGCCGGCCGAGCCGGAGGCCGCCGAGACGTGCGTGGCCGCCGCCGAACAGGCCATGGCCTTCGTCGGCACGCCCGGGATGCGCCAGGAACTCTCGGCACTGAAGGCGGATCTGGCGTTCATGACGGGCCGTTACGGGGAAGCCCGCACCCTGCTCGGCGAGCTGGCGGCGGAGGCACCGATGATGACCTACCGTGACCGCATCCGCCTCGACATCCTGCGCAACCAGCTGCGCGTCCTGGCCGGCGACGAGACCGGGGTGGAGGGGCTGCGGGCGCTGGCACAGCAGGCACAACAGGACGCCAACATCGACCTGGCGGCCGAGATCTGGCGCATCCTCGCCGACGCCCTCTCCCAGATCCAGCGGCCCTCGACGCATTCTGCACCGGCCGGGAGCACGCTCGTGGCGACCCAGACACCTACGCGGACGGGGAGCCCGACATGA
- a CDS encoding amino acid transporter, with amino-acid sequence MTGDDVLEILNVLRGAGAEVWIGGGWGIDALVGRQTREHQDLDLMHRLEQEPLVVNALAGAGFAETLDWRPARFVVSDTAGRQIDLHPLVFGPGGNALQESLEPGKPFAYPSECFVTGTVLDRTVPCLSAEQQVRFHQGYEPRERDLHDMALLREAFGIPSP; translated from the coding sequence GTGACGGGCGACGATGTGCTGGAGATCCTGAACGTGCTGCGCGGAGCCGGGGCGGAGGTCTGGATCGGCGGCGGGTGGGGCATCGACGCGCTGGTGGGGCGGCAGACCCGGGAGCACCAGGATCTGGATCTGATGCACCGGCTGGAGCAGGAGCCGCTCGTCGTCAACGCTCTTGCCGGAGCGGGGTTCGCCGAAACCCTGGACTGGCGGCCCGCGCGGTTCGTCGTCTCGGACACGGCGGGACGTCAGATCGACCTGCACCCCCTCGTCTTCGGGCCCGGGGGCAACGCGCTCCAGGAATCGCTGGAGCCCGGGAAGCCGTTCGCGTACCCGTCGGAGTGCTTCGTGACCGGTACGGTCCTCGACCGCACCGTGCCGTGTCTCTCCGCCGAGCAGCAGGTCCGCTTCCACCAGGGTTACGAGCCCAGGGAGCGGGATCTCCACGACATGGCCCTGCTGCGCGAGGCGTTCGGCATTCCTTCCCCCTGA
- a CDS encoding CU044_5270 family protein has translation MNDRTSGPARAEREELARLLPAPAERDLPPGRLLHHKEILMQLIDQDGDRATARPRPRLLRPAVLLPAAGLALGAVLFTTLAVTGPDETPRTSSTATAPRGATVLLDRIATVASRSDAIQVGDGQFVYVRTLQTQNEGKFGDPVKLGKPGEREVWMTQKSGPVIDEGLIHQDGRYYPITVGVPDGEKPVGYPAGLNRPTYTWLASLPTDPDALLRRLAGEITADQDARDTPADERDPDQDAFDAIGELLRETLMPPKTAAALFKAAARIPGVGVDPDAVDAAGRHGIGVARDNTRAGWRTAWIFDAKSLEYLGERSYLIRDSSLGRKGTVTGRSAVLERAVVDALREKPSTKA, from the coding sequence ATGAACGACCGTACCTCCGGCCCCGCGCGGGCCGAACGCGAGGAACTGGCCCGGCTGCTGCCGGCCCCGGCCGAACGGGACCTGCCCCCTGGCCGCCTTCTCCACCACAAGGAAATCCTGATGCAGCTGATCGACCAGGACGGCGACCGCGCCACCGCACGCCCCCGCCCCCGCCTCCTGCGCCCCGCCGTCCTGCTGCCCGCCGCCGGGCTGGCCCTGGGCGCAGTCCTGTTCACGACCCTCGCCGTGACGGGCCCGGACGAGACCCCCCGCACCTCCTCCACGGCCACCGCCCCGCGCGGCGCGACCGTGCTGCTGGACCGGATCGCCACGGTCGCCTCCAGGAGCGACGCGATCCAGGTCGGCGACGGGCAGTTCGTGTACGTCCGGACGCTGCAGACGCAGAACGAGGGAAAGTTCGGCGACCCGGTGAAGCTGGGCAAGCCCGGTGAGCGCGAGGTGTGGATGACCCAGAAGTCCGGGCCGGTGATCGACGAGGGCCTGATCCACCAGGACGGCCGGTACTACCCGATCACGGTCGGGGTGCCGGACGGCGAGAAGCCCGTCGGCTACCCGGCGGGCCTCAACCGGCCGACGTACACCTGGCTGGCCTCCCTGCCCACCGACCCCGACGCGCTGCTGCGGCGGCTGGCCGGCGAGATCACCGCGGACCAGGACGCGCGGGACACCCCGGCCGACGAGCGCGACCCGGACCAGGACGCCTTCGACGCCATCGGTGAGCTGCTGCGTGAGACGCTGATGCCACCGAAGACCGCGGCCGCCCTCTTCAAGGCCGCGGCGAGGATTCCCGGCGTCGGCGTGGACCCGGACGCGGTGGACGCGGCCGGGCGGCACGGGATCGGGGTGGCGCGTGACAACACCCGCGCCGGCTGGCGTACCGCCTGGATCTTCGACGCGAAGAGCCTGGAGTACCTGGGTGAGCGGAGCTACCTCATCCGGGACAGCTCCCTGGGCAGGAAGGGCACCGTGACGGGCCGGTCGGCGGTCCTGGAGCGCGCGGTGGTCGACGCCCTGCGCGAGAAGCCGTCGACGAAGGCCTGA
- a CDS encoding RNA polymerase sigma factor: protein MRARIRAGDRQAFAALYEAYARPVYNHAYRLTGDWSTAEEVMSETFLAAWRTRQAVEPEGDSLLPWLLGIATNKARNANRGAGRRLAFLARRPAPEPVADIADATAGHVDDTRRLAAVRQVMGGLRRQDREVLALCVWSGLDYAEAAEAMGVPVGTVRSRLSRARERLRRLTDERLGQERKENGGTVGEPRPRRGEVGGRAAFVALPIQEEAR, encoded by the coding sequence ATGCGCGCACGTATCAGGGCGGGCGACCGCCAGGCGTTCGCGGCGCTCTACGAGGCCTACGCGCGGCCGGTCTACAACCATGCCTACCGGCTGACGGGCGACTGGTCGACGGCCGAGGAGGTCATGTCCGAGACCTTTCTGGCCGCCTGGCGCACCCGGCAGGCCGTCGAACCGGAGGGCGACTCGCTGCTGCCGTGGCTGCTCGGGATCGCCACGAACAAGGCGCGCAACGCCAACCGGGGTGCCGGGCGGCGCCTGGCGTTCCTGGCCCGCCGCCCCGCGCCGGAGCCGGTCGCGGACATCGCGGACGCCACCGCCGGGCACGTCGACGACACCCGGCGGCTCGCCGCGGTCCGGCAGGTGATGGGCGGACTGCGCCGCCAGGACCGCGAGGTGCTGGCCCTCTGCGTCTGGTCCGGTCTCGACTACGCGGAGGCGGCCGAGGCGATGGGCGTACCGGTGGGCACCGTGCGCTCCCGGCTGTCCCGCGCCCGCGAGCGGCTGCGGCGGCTCACCGACGAGCGGCTCGGCCAGGAGCGGAAGGAAAACGGCGGCACCGTCGGGGAACCCCGTCCCCGCCGCGGAGAGGTAGGGGGCAGGGCCGCGTTCGTGGCCCTGCCCATCCAGGAGGAAGCCCGATGA